AAATAGCTTTAAAATGTTATTTAATATATATAGATTTCTTCTTGTAATATGTATAATGCTTACGTTGTCTAGAACTGCCATTGGTATATTATTTTTATATCTTATTATAAAAATACTAAAACATAAAAGTGGTAGAAAAGTTAAGAAGGTTTTAATAACTACCTCTATTATAGGAATAGCGTCTACAGCTGTATGGATTGCTATAACTAAATACAATGTTTACTTTTTTTCTGCAAGCTACATTCAGGCAGATAATAGATGGGTTAAGTGGCAGGTAGCTTTGGAGTATATAAAAAAATATTGGGTTATAGGTGTTCCTTTTAACATAAAAGTACAAATGTATACTTATGTAAATTCAGTTATAACTATTGTAGAGTTTTCAGACAATTTGTTTTTAGAAATAGCTTCTAGGTTTGGAGCAATTCTTATATTAGCTGTATTTGCATTTATAATAAAAAATCTTTATGTGGACTTTAGAGAAAAGAATATTACAGATATAAATAAAATTTTGTTTTTTATAATAAGCTCAATGACAACGGGATCAATACATTTCACTGTTCCAATGATATTGTTTATAGTCTACTGTACTAAGTTTCATGGACTTAAGTATGAGAGGTAAGTAAAATGACAAAAAATAAAAAGGTATCTTTATTAAAAATCACATCTATGGTTATTATTATAAATTTGTTGTCAAAACTAACTGGTTTTGCAAGAGATTTTATTACGGCCTCTAAATTTGGTACTAGTATATCTGCAGATGCGTTTTCTATGGCATCAGTAGTTCCTAATATAATATTTGCCATAATGGGAGCGGCAATTGTAAATACCTTTGTTCCAATATTTAATGATGTTATTGTTACAAAGGGAGAGAAGAGAGCTTTTAAGTTTTCAAATAATGTTATAACTGTACTAACTTTATTATCAATAGTTTTAACTTTAATAGGAGAAGTGTTTTGTCCTCAATTCGTTAGGTTAATAGCACCAGATTTTCATGGTTTTAAGTATTTATTAACGATAAAATTAACAAGAATTTTTCTACTAATAATAATAGTAAATACCTGGGTGTTTTTATCTACTGCCATATTACAGGCAAAGGAACACTTTTTAATTCCAGCATTAATCGGTATTCCATATAATTTGTTAGTGATTGGATATTTAATATTTTTTAGTTCAAAATATGGTGTTGTAGGTTTAACAGAAGTTATTGTATTTTCTATGTTTATTCAATTTTTAATTCATATACCATCTTTATCAAAAATGAAATACAAATATAGACCT
The Clostridium felsineum DSM 794 DNA segment above includes these coding regions:
- a CDS encoding O-antigen ligase family protein codes for the protein MLSRVRQDKLGQILLNIFIVFSTFEIIIKGILTLREDSLLSVNAIKIGLVVALIFSIFITRRLKRMTPKIKEVMIIYLIFFVVLALKLLAINNPSDFTKWLADNNNFNYLFSFVCFIIIININVKKESIINTLILSSIVVMGFSFLFFIKNNYYGLVAPNIIQAYSMGFLNKIRMMSVFASPNHAGLYFVMVYLIVDYREKNSFKMLFNIYRFLLVICIMLTLSRTAIGILFLYLIIKILKHKSGRKVKKVLITTSIIGIASTAVWIAITKYNVYFFSASYIQADNRWVKWQVALEYIKKYWVIGVPFNIKVQMYTYVNSVITIVEFSDNLFLEIASRFGAILILAVFAFIIKNLYVDFREKNITDINKILFFIISSMTTGSIHFTVPMILFIVYCTKFHGLKYER